In one Desertibacillus haloalkaliphilus genomic region, the following are encoded:
- a CDS encoding DUF6094 domain-containing protein, with protein sequence MARLASQAKGGFYATEQYEVHNVARGLQFESKKSSDLINMLDPCAGEGVALQTLADAMATKGAKPVSYGIELEKDRAKASSERLDHVVCDGYENVRTEANYTAMWLNPPYDEVFHERTELRFLRTLTSKSKNVLVPKGLLMFCVPQYVLKPCATILSSRFHDVKVYRFTDDHYPIFKQVVVFGYFGRPSSEERKKTNKYLREISGEGPEVLPTTDEITDGEFVVCDSEDSIQLFRAGRLNISELAKDLASSTLKAEAEKRFSPSEHQVSMKNPILPLKPTHGGIAVASGAIGGNMGSHMITGITKQVTEKKNITNDEGQTTHEEYTKHYKSVVRVFSPEYGVTDLE encoded by the coding sequence ATGGCTAGACTAGCGAGTCAAGCAAAAGGTGGTTTTTATGCTACTGAACAATACGAGGTTCATAATGTCGCAAGGGGGCTACAATTTGAATCGAAAAAGAGTTCAGATCTAATCAATATGCTTGATCCGTGTGCAGGGGAAGGTGTCGCTTTACAGACGTTAGCTGATGCAATGGCTACCAAAGGGGCGAAACCAGTTTCGTACGGGATTGAGCTTGAAAAAGACCGAGCAAAAGCTTCGAGTGAGCGGCTGGACCATGTGGTATGTGATGGATATGAAAATGTGAGGACAGAAGCGAATTATACAGCAATGTGGTTAAACCCGCCTTACGACGAAGTCTTTCACGAAAGAACAGAACTTCGTTTCTTACGAACGTTGACAAGTAAAAGTAAAAACGTATTAGTACCGAAAGGTTTACTAATGTTTTGTGTACCACAATACGTTTTAAAGCCTTGTGCGACGATTCTATCGTCACGGTTTCATGATGTGAAAGTCTATCGATTTACCGATGACCATTACCCAATTTTTAAGCAAGTGGTGGTTTTTGGCTATTTTGGACGACCATCCAGCGAGGAACGTAAGAAAACGAATAAGTACCTTCGTGAAATCAGTGGTGAGGGTCCAGAAGTGTTGCCAACGACGGATGAAATTACGGATGGAGAGTTCGTTGTATGTGATTCGGAAGATTCGATTCAACTTTTCAGAGCAGGTCGTTTGAATATCAGTGAGTTAGCTAAAGATTTAGCGTCGAGCACATTGAAAGCAGAGGCAGAAAAACGATTTTCTCCATCTGAACATCAAGTCTCGATGAAAAACCCAATACTGCCTTTAAAACCAACGCATGGTGGAATTGCTGTTGCAAGCGGTGCGATAGGTGGAAATATGGGTTCGCATATGATCACTGGTATTACAAAACAGGTAACGGAAAAGAAAAACATCACAAATGATGAGGGACAAACCACTCATGAAGAATACACGAAGCATTATAAATCAGTGGTTCGGGTCTTTTCACCCGAATATGGCGTAACAGATTTAGAGTAG
- a CDS encoding HNH endonuclease signature motif containing protein: MIRKDIVALKKEKDKKRLIHKINLINSKIKGLHNYYECATYVNVIFNRYARHIYDAAYWTLRRHGGKLMPANKVDNLRSVHQSYTTKIPSIRYGEMTIGITHLFFVKYTTTRLKNQKETPYSSEGRKLHERRTGKIPLLKRADELLNTTLSERIAYGQTRSLYNFEYFLNRAYTFNRDKGKCRVCGEKIEGFNLTTHHINPRLPTDKVNKVSNLATLHIQCHSKIHNDKDYSKLGIKVWKKILNFREKLTEEVK, from the coding sequence ATGATAAGGAAAGACATTGTAGCTCTTAAAAAGGAGAAAGATAAGAAGAGATTAATACACAAAATCAACCTTATTAACTCCAAAATTAAAGGGCTCCACAACTATTATGAATGTGCGACTTATGTCAACGTCATATTCAATAGATATGCACGACATATTTATGATGCAGCCTATTGGACACTGCGGAGACATGGCGGGAAACTTATGCCAGCGAACAAGGTAGATAACTTAAGGTCAGTTCATCAGTCATACACCACCAAAATACCTTCTATAAGGTACGGTGAAATGACTATAGGTATCACACATCTTTTCTTTGTGAAGTACACTACTACTCGACTAAAGAACCAAAAGGAAACTCCTTACTCTTCGGAAGGGAGAAAACTTCACGAAAGAAGAACGGGGAAAATCCCTTTACTCAAAAGAGCCGATGAACTCCTTAATACAACCTTGTCCGAACGTATCGCTTACGGGCAAACAAGAAGTTTATACAACTTCGAGTACTTTCTCAACAGAGCGTACACATTCAATAGAGATAAAGGGAAATGCAGAGTCTGCGGTGAGAAAATCGAAGGGTTTAATCTAACGACACATCATATCAATCCCAGACTACCAACAGATAAGGTAAACAAGGTATCTAACCTTGCAACACTGCATATACAATGTCACTCCAAAATTCACAATGACAAAGACTATTCTAAGTTAGGGATTAAAGTTTGGAAGAAGATTCTCAATTTCCGAGAAAAGTTAACGGAGGAAGTCAAATAG
- the ltrA gene encoding group II intron reverse transcriptase/maturase produces the protein MAQKLNYPKSESELQTIVDTFFTKAKEGKESGRIFAFKGLLEIINSDVVILTAIHNIKGNQGSQTPGSDGENMQEDILKKDYNEVIERVKSTLINYKPRPVRRVFIPKPGTSEKRPLGIPSIIDRIIQECVRIVIEPIVEAQFFAHSYGFRPMRSAQMAIERTTDIVRKTGCYWVVEGDISKFFDNVNHRILLKKLWGMGIRDKRVLMIIKSMLEAGIMNEVQKNEIGTPQGGIISPLLANVYLDKFDNWITREWEEKRTKHQYSTASKRNRALRNGGDRFKPAYLIRYADDWILITNSKRNAEKWKYRIAKYLKSNLKLDLSEDKTHITNIKKKPIRFLGFTFKVIKGKSRSGYINLMRVN, from the coding sequence TTGGCTCAAAAATTAAACTATCCGAAATCAGAGAGTGAACTCCAAACAATAGTAGACACCTTCTTCACGAAAGCTAAAGAAGGAAAAGAGAGTGGAAGAATATTCGCATTTAAAGGTTTACTAGAAATTATAAATTCAGACGTAGTGATCCTAACGGCAATCCACAATATCAAAGGAAACCAAGGTAGCCAAACACCAGGTTCAGATGGAGAGAATATGCAAGAGGATATTCTAAAGAAGGATTATAACGAAGTAATTGAAAGGGTTAAATCAACTCTAATAAATTACAAACCACGACCGGTTAGAAGAGTTTTCATTCCGAAACCGGGAACAAGTGAAAAACGACCTCTAGGCATACCATCTATCATAGACAGAATCATACAAGAATGTGTAAGGATTGTCATTGAACCTATCGTAGAAGCACAATTCTTTGCACACTCATATGGTTTTCGTCCCATGAGAAGTGCACAAATGGCTATCGAAAGAACAACTGATATTGTCCGCAAAACTGGTTGTTACTGGGTAGTAGAAGGCGATATAAGTAAATTCTTTGACAACGTAAATCACCGTATACTCCTTAAGAAGTTATGGGGTATGGGTATACGGGATAAAAGGGTACTTATGATCATTAAATCAATGCTAGAAGCGGGAATTATGAACGAGGTTCAGAAAAACGAAATAGGGACACCTCAGGGTGGTATTATCTCCCCACTTCTAGCCAATGTGTATCTTGACAAGTTTGATAACTGGATAACAAGAGAGTGGGAAGAGAAACGAACCAAACACCAATACAGTACAGCTAGCAAAAGAAATAGAGCTCTAAGAAATGGTGGAGATCGTTTTAAACCTGCATACTTAATTAGATACGCAGATGATTGGATATTAATAACTAACTCAAAAAGAAATGCAGAAAAGTGGAAATATCGCATTGCCAAATACCTTAAAAGCAACCTAAAGCTGGATTTGTCCGAAGATAAAACGCATATCACTAATATCAAGAAGAAACCCATTCGATTCCTAGGATTCACTTTTAAAGTGATTAAAGGTAAATCACGAAGCGGATATATAAACCTGATGAGAGTAAACTGA